In Clostridium sporogenes, one genomic interval encodes:
- a CDS encoding LacI family DNA-binding transcriptional regulator: MKVTIKDVAKEAKVSPSTVSRVLSNSPRISDETKEKVYKVIEKLKYKPNAIARGLVNKKTRILGVVLPEEAENLLSNPFFIQAMKGISSYAEKREYYITYAFSNNKESEKRHIKDLTSSGLIEGMLLLRPKENDENIKYLKDINFPFVIMGRLKYTEGVLWVDNDNFKAMYNIVNKLIDKGHTNIALIGAKKELNVCKDREKGYKVALEMNGINFSKNLVSYGEDFKEEEGYMQMKKILEKIKPTAVVAMDDLLAIGAMKALKEKDLNDLSIVGFNNIPLDKFQKPELASVDINGVELGYYATKLLIDKIEEVEDIRDHYIIETTFVERESFK; this comes from the coding sequence ATGAAGGTTACCATAAAAGATGTGGCTAAAGAAGCAAAGGTCTCACCATCTACAGTGTCAAGAGTATTATCAAATAGTCCTAGAATAAGTGATGAAACAAAGGAAAAGGTATATAAAGTTATAGAAAAGCTTAAATATAAACCTAATGCAATAGCTAGAGGATTAGTTAATAAGAAAACTAGAATATTAGGGGTTGTACTCCCAGAGGAAGCAGAAAATTTGCTATCTAATCCTTTCTTTATACAAGCTATGAAAGGCATAAGTTCCTATGCTGAAAAAAGAGAATATTATATAACTTATGCTTTTAGTAATAATAAAGAAAGTGAGAAAAGACATATAAAGGATTTAACAAGTAGTGGACTAATAGAAGGTATGCTTCTTTTAAGACCAAAAGAAAATGATGAAAATATAAAATACTTAAAAGACATAAATTTTCCTTTTGTTATTATGGGACGATTAAAATATACCGAAGGAGTTCTTTGGGTTGATAATGATAATTTTAAGGCTATGTATAATATAGTTAATAAATTAATAGATAAAGGCCATACAAACATAGCATTGATAGGAGCTAAGAAGGAATTAAACGTATGTAAGGATAGAGAAAAAGGATATAAAGTAGCACTAGAAATGAATGGAATTAATTTTAGTAAAAATTTAGTTAGTTATGGAGAAGATTTTAAAGAAGAAGAAGGGTATATGCAAATGAAGAAAATATTAGAAAAAATAAAGCCAACAGCAGTAGTGGCAATGGATGATTTGCTAGCAATAGGTGCTATGAAGGCATTAAAAGAAAAAGATTTAAATGACCTTTCTATAGTTGGTTTTAATAATATACCCTTAGATAAATTTCAAAAACCTGAGTTAGCTTCTGTGGATATAAATGGAGTGGAGCTTGGATATTATGCTACAAAGTTGTTAATAGACAAGATAGAAGAAGTGGAAGATATTAGAGATCACTATATTATAGAAACAACTTTTGTAGAGAGAGAATCTTTTAAATAG
- a CDS encoding ABC transporter ATP-binding protein: MIGDIKVLLGEHSKKLKRPIILLTIDSLFNMFFYSMLYFVLLDLINSQLTFPKIKNYTIAMIIAFIFRTIVNGIGYTGIQAKGARGIESMRISLGDHIKNINLGFFNKNSIGNLSNIMTNDLQDFEKIITHNTSDLIKTIVLSIYLLIITFFIDVNLAIIQLAFVFVAMPIILTGGKKVARIGKQKKVVMNEVISRMVEYLSGIQVFKAHNLAGKKFERLEKSFRDLKRESIRTEISIVPFVLIFQIIVDISFPILLLIATAKFGAGNINKKAFLTFIIINIALTNILRAFGAQYGQFRYLKLASQKLIDTYNQPEMSYNYEEVDFKNYDIEFENVSFEYEEGENTIDNLSFKAKEGTMTALVGPSGSGKTTVTSLIARFWDINNGAIKIGRQDIKYIKPDSLLKHISMVFQDVYLLNDTIYNNIKLGNEKATKEDVIKAAKIANCHEFIEKLEDKYDTIVGEGGSTLSGGEKQRISIARAILKDAPIVLLDEATASLDADNELEIRKAIKKLTLNKTVIVIAHRLNTIKDADQIIVLNEGHIEEKGSHRELINNKKRYYNMYNEMERAKNWAI, from the coding sequence ATGATAGGGGATATAAAGGTATTATTAGGTGAGCATAGTAAAAAGCTTAAAAGACCTATAATTTTATTAACTATAGATAGTTTATTTAATATGTTTTTTTATTCAATGCTATATTTTGTGTTATTAGATTTAATTAATTCTCAGTTAACTTTTCCTAAAATTAAAAATTATACTATAGCCATGATAATAGCTTTTATATTTAGAACTATAGTTAATGGAATAGGATATACAGGAATACAGGCTAAAGGTGCAAGAGGCATTGAAAGTATGCGTATATCCTTAGGAGATCATATTAAAAATATAAATTTAGGATTTTTTAATAAAAATAGCATAGGAAATTTGTCTAATATAATGACCAATGATTTGCAAGATTTTGAAAAAATTATAACTCATAATACTAGTGATTTGATAAAAACTATAGTTCTTAGTATTTATTTACTTATAATAACATTTTTTATTGATGTGAATTTAGCTATCATTCAACTTGCCTTTGTATTTGTGGCTATGCCTATTATTTTAACAGGAGGAAAAAAAGTTGCTAGAATAGGGAAACAAAAGAAGGTAGTTATGAATGAAGTTATATCAAGAATGGTTGAATATCTTAGTGGCATACAGGTGTTTAAAGCTCATAATTTAGCAGGTAAGAAATTTGAGAGATTAGAAAAATCCTTTAGAGATTTAAAGAGGGAAAGTATAAGAACAGAAATATCTATTGTACCCTTTGTACTTATATTTCAGATAATAGTTGATATAAGCTTCCCTATATTATTACTTATAGCTACAGCTAAATTTGGAGCGGGGAATATTAACAAGAAAGCTTTTTTAACCTTTATTATAATAAACATAGCCCTTACAAATATACTAAGAGCTTTTGGTGCTCAATATGGACAATTTAGGTATTTAAAACTTGCATCACAAAAATTAATAGATACTTATAATCAGCCAGAAATGAGTTACAATTATGAAGAAGTAGACTTTAAAAATTATGATATTGAGTTTGAAAATGTAAGTTTTGAATATGAAGAAGGAGAAAATACTATAGATAATTTAAGTTTTAAAGCAAAGGAAGGAACTATGACAGCCTTAGTTGGGCCTTCTGGTTCAGGCAAAACTACAGTTACAAGTCTTATAGCTAGATTTTGGGATATAAATAATGGAGCAATAAAAATTGGTAGGCAAGATATAAAATATATAAAGCCAGATTCATTATTAAAACACATAAGCATGGTATTTCAAGATGTATATCTTTTAAATGATACCATATATAATAATATAAAATTAGGAAATGAAAAGGCTACTAAAGAGGATGTTATAAAGGCAGCTAAAATTGCAAATTGTCATGAATTTATAGAAAAATTAGAAGATAAATATGATACTATAGTAGGAGAAGGCGGCTCAACCTTATCAGGAGGAGAAAAGCAAAGAATATCTATAGCTAGAGCAATACTCAAAGATGCACCTATAGTATTGCTTGATGAAGCTACAGCTTCCCTTGATGCTGATAATGAGTTAGAAATTAGAAAGGCCATAAAGAAACTTACTTTAAATAAAACTGTTATAGTTATAGCTCATAGATTAAATACTATAAAAGATGCAGACCAAATTATAGTTTTAAATGAAGGGCATATAGAAGAAAAGGGGAGTCATAGGGAACTTATAAATAATAAAAAGAGATATTACAATATGTATAATGAAATGGAAAGAGCTAAAAATTGGGCAATATAA
- a CDS encoding ABC transporter ATP-binding protein, with protein sequence MKEKSNLSFLLEVSGKEKIKLYISALFSIISSLMAIVPYILMYNIVLELFNDTVNYGKIKSMAITVGIIVVLRMVIFLLSGVFSHIAAYSILYELRMKTINHMSKLNMGFFTGNTIGNVKKTINEDIEKLENFIAHQIPDLSAAVVTPIIIIAYLLYLNWKLALALFIPIVLGFVSQIGMFKGMEKMMAHYHDLVQRLNSTIIQYINGMNVMKAFNLTAKSFKNYKDITEEYADYWIDLTMKTAPLYAVFLVLIDSGLLFMIPIGGVMFLKGSINAPTYILFLILSANFLTSFKQLLEFGSTFSMLLEGAGKVRNILEKEPQVEGSKSLKKDINGKIEFNNVTFKYDKEEVIKDLSLTIESKSTVALVGPSGSGKTTLGQLIGRFWDVKEGNITIDDMDIKDIKMEELMNRVSFVFQDVFMLQDSILENIKMGSDRTIDQVIEASKRAQIHDFIMSLPDGYETSLGENGIKLSGGEKQRISIARAILKDSPIVILDEVTSYSDIENESKIQEALRNLLKGKTAIIIAHRLYTIKNADKIVVLEEGKIIEQGTHNYLMNKKGLYRHLWDMYDYEITETAEVAGGM encoded by the coding sequence ATGAAAGAAAAATCAAATTTAAGTTTTCTTTTAGAGGTATCAGGCAAAGAAAAAATTAAATTATATATATCAGCTTTGTTTAGTATAATAAGTTCACTTATGGCTATAGTACCGTATATTCTTATGTATAATATAGTTTTGGAGCTTTTTAATGACACTGTAAACTATGGGAAAATTAAATCCATGGCTATAACTGTAGGTATTATTGTAGTTTTAAGAATGGTTATATTTTTATTATCAGGGGTATTTTCTCATATAGCGGCCTATAGCATACTTTATGAGCTTAGAATGAAGACAATAAACCATATGTCTAAACTTAATATGGGATTTTTTACAGGTAACACTATAGGTAATGTGAAAAAAACAATAAATGAAGATATTGAAAAACTAGAAAACTTTATAGCTCATCAAATTCCAGATTTGTCTGCAGCTGTGGTAACACCTATTATAATTATAGCTTATCTTTTATATTTGAACTGGAAGTTGGCTTTAGCTTTATTTATTCCTATTGTTTTAGGATTTGTAAGTCAAATAGGTATGTTTAAAGGTATGGAAAAAATGATGGCTCATTATCATGATTTAGTTCAAAGACTCAATTCTACTATTATTCAATATATAAATGGAATGAATGTGATGAAAGCTTTTAATTTAACAGCAAAATCATTTAAAAATTATAAAGATATAACAGAAGAATATGCAGATTATTGGATTGACTTAACTATGAAAACTGCCCCGCTTTATGCAGTATTCTTAGTACTTATAGATTCAGGACTTTTATTTATGATTCCTATTGGAGGAGTTATGTTTTTAAAGGGAAGTATAAATGCACCTACTTATATATTATTTTTAATTTTAAGTGCAAATTTCCTTACTTCTTTTAAACAATTATTAGAATTTGGATCAACTTTTTCAATGTTATTAGAAGGAGCAGGAAAAGTAAGAAATATTCTTGAAAAAGAGCCTCAAGTAGAAGGAAGTAAAAGCTTAAAGAAAGATATTAATGGGAAAATAGAGTTTAATAATGTTACATTTAAATATGATAAAGAGGAAGTTATAAAAGATCTATCTTTAACTATAGAATCTAAAAGTACAGTTGCTCTTGTAGGACCATCAGGTTCAGGGAAAACTACATTAGGTCAATTGATAGGAAGGTTTTGGGATGTTAAGGAAGGTAATATTACTATTGATGATATGGATATAAAAGATATAAAAATGGAAGAACTTATGAATAGGGTATCCTTTGTATTTCAAGATGTATTCATGCTTCAAGATAGCATATTAGAAAATATTAAAATGGGTTCTGATAGAACCATAGATCAGGTTATTGAAGCTAGTAAAAGAGCACAAATTCATGATTTCATAATGAGTTTACCTGATGGGTATGAAACATCCCTTGGAGAAAATGGAATTAAGCTTAGTGGAGGAGAAAAACAAAGAATTTCTATTGCAAGAGCTATATTAAAGGACAGCCCTATTGTAATTTTAGATGAAGTTACTTCTTATTCAGATATAGAAAATGAAAGCAAGATACAGGAAGCTCTTAGGAATCTTCTGAAAGGAAAAACTGCTATAATCATAGCTCATAGACTATATACAATAAAAAATGCAGATAAAATTGTAGTTTTAGAAGAAGGAAAAATTATAGAACAAGGAACTCACAATTATCTTATGAACAAAAAAGGATTATATAGGCATCTTTGGGATATGTATGATTATGAAATTACAGAAACAGCAGAAGTAGCAGGAGGGATGTAG
- a CDS encoding helix-turn-helix domain-containing protein produces the protein MLRGIILSSEKDIVDTYYEYIEKEFNCKISEELLGKKYVIGKQFGTGNFSRMKIEKGLEISKVIVDKTIMDFDNRRCNDNVFELGYCYSGYSKIISLPNNKEYILKQGDIFIYKTLNDVEYFKFKYNNCKTVSINLHFNTFKNAVNPIWEDKVIMDWETQMNNIFKKDILVLEKASYDIKKIAEEIDAISIDSMMGYMKLKLKTIEFLAIFFENNSNMKLMENSEDEKRECIIKAKDIINKNLQDPPSLKELASDLNISLYKLQKAFKNSTGNTVYEYIKKSRIEKAKDLLTNTDMSILEIANEIGYENPSKFSNVFKSYNNINPLKYRNLNRSM, from the coding sequence ATGTTAAGGGGGATAATTTTGAGTAGTGAAAAAGATATTGTAGATACTTATTATGAATACATCGAAAAAGAGTTTAATTGTAAAATTTCAGAAGAATTATTAGGCAAAAAATATGTTATTGGAAAACAGTTTGGTACAGGAAATTTTTCAAGAATGAAAATAGAAAAGGGATTAGAAATTTCAAAGGTTATTGTTGATAAAACAATTATGGATTTTGATAATAGAAGATGTAATGATAATGTTTTTGAATTAGGATATTGCTATAGTGGCTATTCAAAAATAATATCTTTGCCTAACAATAAAGAATATATACTTAAACAAGGAGATATTTTTATATATAAAACACTAAATGATGTAGAATATTTTAAATTTAAATATAATAATTGCAAAACTGTATCTATTAACTTACATTTTAATACTTTTAAAAATGCTGTAAATCCAATATGGGAAGACAAAGTTATAATGGACTGGGAAACTCAAATGAATAATATATTTAAAAAAGATATATTAGTACTTGAAAAAGCCAGTTATGATATAAAAAAAATAGCAGAGGAAATAGATGCCATTTCAATTGATAGTATGATGGGTTATATGAAGCTTAAGCTAAAGACAATAGAATTTTTGGCTATTTTTTTTGAAAATAATTCTAATATGAAATTAATGGAAAATTCAGAAGATGAGAAGAGAGAGTGTATAATTAAGGCTAAGGATATAATAAATAAAAATTTACAAGATCCCCCATCACTTAAAGAACTAGCTAGTGATTTAAATATAAGTTTATATAAATTACAAAAAGCTTTTAAAAATAGTACTGGAAATACAGTTTATGAATATATAAAAAAATCAAGAATTGAAAAGGCAAAAGATTTACTAACAAATACGGACATGTCTATTTTGGAAATTGCAAATGAGATAGGTTATGAAAATCCAAGCAAGTTTTCAAATGTTTTTAAAAGTTATAATAATATTAATCCATTAAAATATAGAAATTTAAATAGATCAATGTAA
- a CDS encoding DUF2383 domain-containing protein: MKIALKEDTKQMDKFLKGVHMGGSTFKDYLEKAQNVDLKNELKNIIESFKRHEEAITNRIEQMGGDAPDTLGFLGSIAEIFEKIKLIPVNNDLEVCDQAIRAMEMGVKQGEKFKEENKDLDSSLMDEINSIVNDYYTHLNTLNEMMRNYNR, encoded by the coding sequence ATGAAAATAGCATTAAAAGAGGATACAAAACAAATGGATAAATTTTTAAAAGGAGTACACATGGGAGGAAGTACTTTTAAAGACTATCTTGAAAAAGCTCAGAATGTGGATTTGAAAAATGAGTTAAAAAATATTATAGAATCCTTTAAAAGACATGAAGAAGCTATTACCAATAGAATAGAACAAATGGGAGGAGATGCTCCTGATACCTTAGGATTTTTAGGAAGTATAGCAGAAATTTTTGAAAAAATAAAGTTAATACCTGTAAATAATGATCTAGAAGTTTGCGACCAAGCTATAAGAGCAATGGAAATGGGAGTAAAACAAGGAGAAAAATTTAAGGAAGAAAATAAAGATTTAGATTCTAGTTTAATGGATGAAATAAATAGTATAGTAAATGATTATTATACGCACTTAAATACTCTTAATGAAATGATGAGAAACTATAATAGATAA
- a CDS encoding RelA/SpoT domain-containing protein, producing MENKLIKEEFLKKYPSIEDDIIENKIEWNNLRDIYLDFNKYKDTYESQCDFISNILRTHNKIHSVKSRVKNPERLIEKIIRKTSNRKERYGEDFQFTVENYKEEINDLIGIRVIHIFKQDWEDIHQFILNTWKVIEITANVRDGDDTKRFEELNIQIQSRKSGYRSVHYLIEFFPTNQRVIAEIQVRTIFEEGYGEIDHQLRYCHKEIPEVLALNLLLFNRISGSADEMASFINLLNKNWCEREGKYEEIIASKDEEIKKLKEKINNKNCK from the coding sequence ATGGAGAATAAACTTATAAAGGAAGAATTTTTAAAAAAATATCCTTCTATAGAAGATGACATTATTGAAAATAAAATAGAGTGGAATAATCTAAGAGACATATATTTAGATTTTAATAAATACAAAGATACTTATGAAAGCCAATGTGATTTTATATCCAATATATTGAGGACTCACAATAAAATACATTCTGTTAAATCTAGAGTTAAAAATCCTGAAAGGCTAATAGAAAAAATTATTCGAAAAACCTCTAATAGAAAAGAAAGATATGGGGAAGATTTTCAGTTTACTGTTGAAAACTATAAGGAAGAAATAAATGATTTAATAGGTATTAGAGTTATACATATATTCAAACAGGATTGGGAAGATATACACCAGTTTATTTTAAATACTTGGAAAGTTATAGAAATAACTGCAAATGTAAGGGATGGAGACGATACAAAAAGATTTGAAGAACTGAATATTCAAATTCAATCTAGAAAATCTGGTTATAGATCTGTACATTATCTTATAGAATTTTTTCCTACCAACCAAAGGGTCATAGCAGAAATTCAAGTAAGAACCATATTTGAAGAAGGTTATGGAGAAATTGATCACCAATTAAGATATTGCCATAAAGAAATTCCTGAGGTTTTGGCATTAAATCTTCTTTTATTTAATCGTATTTCAGGAAGTGCAGATGAAATGGCCTCCTTTATAAATTTGCTTAACAAAAATTGGTGTGAAAGAGAAGGAAAATATGAGGAAATAATAGCTTCTAAGGATGAGGAAATAAAAAAATTAAAGGAAAAAATAAATAATAAAAACTGTAAATAG